The window GGAAGCGGGTTACCGGCAAAGCTTCGCAATTTTCGCCTGTCAAGCACGTTGAATAACGAAGCTATTGACTTAGTCGCTAACCATGGTTTGAGCGCATGTCATTCCCTAAAACATATTGGTGTTAAGCCCAGTAAAATTATCCCTTGGGACTTCCCCTACGAGATTACTCCTAAAGACTTTGCGCCAAAAAAACTCGGGAAGGCAGCTATCGACAATAAAAACATTGTCTATGTCGGCCGCATCGTTCAGACAAAGGGAGTGAGTGACGCTTTGAATGCCTTAGTAGAGTTGAAGCAGTCTGGTATCACTCCCAACTTGACCTTGATTGGTAAAGGAGACCTTGACTGGTTCAAAGCCGAAATTGATCGTCTAGGGTTGAATGACCAGGTGACGTTAGCAGGTGGTTTATCTCACGATCAGGTGCTAGCAAAAATGCGTTGGGCTGATGTTGTGCTGGTTCCTAGCCGCCATGCCTATCCTGAGGGCTTGCCCCTGACCATTTACGAAGCTTTGACCGTTAGAACGCCCCTAATTGTTTCTGACCACCCGATGTTTTTAGGAAAGTTTGAGCTAGGACGAGATGTATTGATGTTTCCTGAAAAAGATGTAGCTGCACTGGCTCGCTGTATTGAAACTCTGCTGACCAATGCAGAGCTG is drawn from Leptolyngbya subtilissima AS-A7 and contains these coding sequences:
- a CDS encoding glycosyltransferase family 4 protein, producing the protein MSTLAQVRLVILQYAGDFQEAYNLLAESGKQEYFSHQYTINSSIEIGRRIDEVIHVCCKTSSEYSELLEPGLRAVGGNLDPYKEPKRLLKLLQEQKPTHLVVHFPLVAAFKWAKQNNVKVIGLFADSFQGSGLPAKLRNFRLSSTLNNEAIDLVANHGLSACHSLKHIGVKPSKIIPWDFPYEITPKDFAPKKLGKAAIDNKNIVYVGRIVQTKGVSDALNALVELKQSGITPNLTLIGKGDLDWFKAEIDRLGLNDQVTLAGGLSHDQVLAKMRWADVVLVPSRHAYPEGLPLTIYEALTVRTPLIVSDHPMFLGKFELGRDVLMFPEKDVAALARCIETLLTNAELYQTLSLNSADAWSRLQLPVKWHRLIEQWISDTPDSRRWLSKHSLEQCSYQHQQLSSSRLQPVLTSS